Proteins found in one Manduca sexta isolate Smith_Timp_Sample1 chromosome 8, JHU_Msex_v1.0, whole genome shotgun sequence genomic segment:
- the LOC115443065 gene encoding nucleolar and coiled-body phosphoprotein 1-like: MGGGSLSSAVAVADRNPLPPPAVDSVVGEAEIGERKPNQEGKKECMGVKPMELEDEFAHPRDIDSESSGSVASVRSQRLWRRHARSKDSCSVLTSETDEPAPKAVTTDGRGRGRPPSTGKYVGLRKAQMERDKLKREEARQKAEEELEERLRFVKSPMPPKAADLDEDRPILKEDLRQCSQKVRSVLRKSGNLKSTSRQPESAAMARLEGEARKWRERSARLEDSVKRLEEENATLRRRLEDLEASAAKTSTEEMLAMVEARVQARMESLLMGPAQRPPLAHEKKSTPGDIQLPVTGGVVGGAAQLNPTKGKGMRKGKRVAQIPTPIPALVAEPPSAPTQTIAGPSTASATTSATPTGKQKKKAPAKKMAPARKGRETTNDSEVQATPDPRPLPPAPATMETPWVVVASRKAKKPIPAAAPTANPQSRQPARRAEPKLRPPRSAAVIISLTPAAVAKGLSYKGVLMDAQSRVDLTGLDITRLRPKFTATGAPMYEVPGANSEERADSLAARLRECFGGSEDVKISRPTKTVELRLTELDYTATPESVAAALSKAGECPTEAIKVGQIRPDRSGVGTAWVKMPIKAALKVKGAGRILIGWTAARVTVLETRPMRCFRCLEPGHVRECCDCSVDRSELCYRCGQTGHKARECKAAPNCVICAASGKPAGHRLGGKACTASSRRNRRRPRSQRRIVAVTAEAPTQPQAASPPLRLTEMDVEEIAQQ, translated from the exons atgGGGGGGGGGTCTCTCTCTTCCGctgtcgccgtcgcagatcgtaatccg TTGCCTCCTCCTGCTGTAGATTCTGTAGTAGGTGAGGCGGAGATCGGTGAGCGCAAGCCCAACCAGGAAGGTAAGAAGGAGTGCATGGGTGTGAAGCCCATGGAATTGGAGGACGAATTTGCCCATCCGAGGGACATCGACTCGGAATCAAGTGGCAGTGTTGCGTCGGTCCGGAGCCAAAGACTCTGGAGAAGACATGCTCGCTCCAAAGACAGTTGCTCGGTACTTACTAGCGAGACCGACGAACCGGCCCCGAAAGCCGTTACAACAGACGGCCGTGGAAGGGGGCGTCCGCCCTCGACCGGAAAGTATGTCGGCTTGAGAAAGGCGCAGATGGAGCGCGATAAACTCAAGCGAGAGGAGGCGCGCCAGAAAGCAGAGGAGGAGCTGGAGGAGCGGCTTCGATTTGTAAAGTCGCCGATGCCTCCAAAAGCGGCAGACTTGGACGAGGACCGCCCTATTCTAAAAGAAGATCTAAGGCAATGCAGCCAGAAGGTTCGCTCCGTATTAAGGAAGTCCGGTAATCTGAAGAGCACTTCCCGACAACCCGAGTCTGCTGCCATGGCGCGCCTCGAGGGCGAGGCGAGGAAGTGGCGAGAAAGAAGCGCCCGCCTGGAGGATAGTGTAAAGCGCCTGGAAGAAGAAAACGCCACCCTCCGCCGTCGACTGGAGGACCTGGAGGCGTCCGCCGCCAAGACCTCGACAGAAGAAATGCTGGCAATGGTGGAGGCAAGGGTGCAGGCCAGAATGGAGTCGCTCCTCATGGGACCAGCACAGCGACCCCCTCTGGCCCACGAGAAAAAGTCAACCCCTGGGGACATACAGCTCCCCGTGACGGGTGGTGTTGTAGGAGGAGCTGCCCAACTCAATCCGACGAAAGGAAAGGGAATGAGGAAAGGGAAGAGAGTAGCCCAAATCCCTACTCCAATACCTGCCCTAGTAGCCGAACCCCCTAGTGCACCGACGCAGACCATTGCGGGACCTTCAACGGCATCAGCAACCACGTCAGCAACGCCTACTGGTAAACAGAAGAAGAAAGCTCCTGCAAAGAAGATGGCACCAGCTCGAAAGGGAAGGGAAACAACGAACGACTCTGAAGTCCAAGCCACTCCGGATCCCCGACCACTGCCACCGGCCCCTGCAACCATGGAGACACCGTGGGTTGTGGTGGCCAGCAGAAAGGCTAAAAAGCCGATTCCCGCAGCAGCGCCTACTGCGAACCCGCAGTCACGGCAGCCAGCGCGCCGGGCAGAGCCCAAGCTGCGACCGCCACGATCCGCGGCAGTCATAATCTCCTTGACACCGGCGGCAGTGGCCAAGGGTTTGTCTTATAAGGGAGTTCTGATGGATGCCCAAAGTAGAGTGGACCTCACCGGCTTAGACATCACTAGGCTGAGGCCAAAGTTTACAGCTACGGGCGCCCcgatgtacgaggtgcccggcGCCAACTCAgaagagagggccgactccctcgccgcgaggctgagggagtgctttGGTGGGTCGGAAGACGTGAAGATATCCCGACCCACAAAGACTGTCGAACTACGGCTGACAGAGCTGGATTATACTGCAACCCCAgagtcagtcgcagcggccctctctaAGGCCGGTGAGTGTCCTACAGAGGCAATTAAGGTCGGGCAGATTCGTCCCGACCGCTCAGGGGTGGGCACGGCGTGGGTCAAAATGCCCATCAAGGCGGCCCTGAAAGTTAAGGGGGCGGGCCGAATATTAATCGGCTGGACCGCAGCTCGGGTGACTGTGCTCGAAACGCGGCCCATGCGGTGCTTTCGATGCTTGGAGCCCGGGCACGTCAGAGAGTGTTGCGACTGCTCAGTAGACCGCAGCGAACTTTGTTACCGCTGTGGTCAGACGGGTCACAAGGCCCGTGAGTGTAAAGCCGCGCCGAATTGCGTAATCTGCGCGGCCTCGGGCAAGCCCGCCGGGCACCGACTCGGGGGGAAGGCATGCACCGCCTCATCCCgccgcaaccggcgccgcccccgcTCCCAGAGAAGAATTGTTGCTGTCACCGCTGAGGCTCCGACCCAGCCGCAGGCAGCGAGCCCACCGCTAAGGTTGACGGAGATGGATGTGGAAGAAATCGCCCAACAATAA